A single genomic interval of Granulicella tundricola MP5ACTX9 harbors:
- a CDS encoding citrate synthase has product MSTVVAPKGLEGIVATTSSICWIDGDAGVLSYRGIDIHELASKSTFEETTYLLWNGRLPSGSELKAFSAELAAARVLDPKIIDLLKSVPTSASPMEVLRTAVSLASIYDVDEKDSSHDANVRKSFRLTAQIAMIVALFDRIRKGKEIVEADKSLSHAANFLWMLNGEKPSETATNAFDIALILHADHELNASTFAARVIAATLSDMHSAITGAIGALKGPLHGGANEATMKLLYAIDEAGADPVEYVRNMFATKQKISGFGHRVYHTEDPRATHLRRMSGELGAAAGNTKWFDMSQKIEAFVKSEKKLNANVDFYSASTYTTLGIDIDLFTPIFAISRISGWAAHVIEQHDDNRLIRPRAEYTGPAYPAPYTPIESR; this is encoded by the coding sequence ATGTCTACTGTCGTTGCGCCTAAGGGTCTTGAAGGTATCGTCGCCACCACCTCTTCTATCTGCTGGATCGATGGCGACGCAGGCGTCCTCTCCTACCGCGGTATCGATATCCATGAACTGGCTTCAAAGTCCACGTTCGAAGAGACGACCTATCTTTTGTGGAACGGCAGACTTCCGTCTGGATCGGAGCTGAAAGCCTTTTCCGCTGAGCTGGCCGCAGCCCGCGTGCTGGACCCGAAGATTATCGATCTCCTCAAGTCTGTTCCGACGTCTGCTTCCCCAATGGAGGTCCTTCGTACGGCAGTTTCGCTCGCATCGATCTACGACGTCGACGAGAAAGACTCCAGCCACGACGCCAATGTTCGCAAGTCCTTCCGTCTCACCGCGCAAATCGCGATGATCGTCGCTCTCTTCGATCGGATACGCAAAGGGAAGGAGATTGTCGAAGCCGACAAGAGCCTTTCACATGCTGCGAACTTCCTTTGGATGCTGAATGGCGAAAAGCCTTCGGAGACTGCCACCAACGCCTTTGACATTGCCCTCATTCTCCACGCAGATCATGAGCTCAATGCCAGCACCTTTGCCGCACGAGTGATCGCTGCCACCTTGTCCGACATGCACTCGGCGATTACCGGTGCCATCGGTGCTCTCAAAGGGCCCTTGCATGGTGGTGCGAACGAAGCGACCATGAAGCTTCTCTACGCCATTGACGAGGCTGGTGCAGATCCAGTCGAATACGTCCGCAACATGTTCGCGACCAAACAGAAGATCTCGGGCTTCGGCCATCGCGTTTATCACACGGAAGATCCCCGGGCGACGCATCTTCGTCGCATGTCCGGTGAACTGGGCGCGGCTGCGGGCAATACCAAGTGGTTCGATATGAGCCAGAAGATCGAAGCCTTCGTTAAATCCGAAAAGAAGCTCAATGCGAATGTGGATTTTTATTCTGCGAGCACGTACACCACGCTTGGCATCGACATCGATCTGTTTACGCCAATCTTTGCGATCTCACGTATCTCCGGATGGGCCGCTCATGTGATCGAGCAGCACGACGATAACCGGCTGATCCGTCCGCGTGCCGAATACACTGGGCCTGCTTATCCTGCGCCGTATACCCCGATTGAAAGTCGTTAG
- a CDS encoding RNA polymerase sigma factor yields MPSEPSFEQIVQDHQAMVFRTLVRLTGRTNDIEDLAQDVFLRLFRALPSFRGDALVTTYLYRITVNVAQDEWKRRRREDRRHVSISDDTEGWDDRLADPNPNAMEQLEETQFADLVNEQLNQLSLIEHTILVLYHQEERSYDQIATVLGMPIGTVRTHLHRGRKKIRSGLQTSTAKMKVTV; encoded by the coding sequence ATGCCCTCCGAACCCAGCTTCGAGCAAATCGTCCAAGACCATCAAGCTATGGTCTTCCGCACGCTCGTGCGTCTCACAGGCCGGACGAATGACATAGAAGACCTGGCCCAGGACGTCTTCTTACGGCTCTTTCGAGCTCTCCCATCCTTTCGCGGCGACGCTCTCGTCACCACCTATCTCTATCGAATCACCGTGAACGTGGCGCAGGACGAGTGGAAGAGACGCCGTCGTGAAGACCGGCGTCACGTTTCGATCTCAGACGATACCGAAGGCTGGGACGACCGACTTGCAGATCCTAATCCAAATGCCATGGAACAGCTTGAGGAGACCCAGTTTGCTGATCTGGTCAACGAGCAGCTCAACCAACTCAGCCTAATCGAGCACACCATTCTGGTTCTCTATCACCAGGAAGAACGCTCTTACGATCAGATTGCAACGGTCCTTGGCATGCCGATTGGTACGGTACGCACTCATCTTCACCGTGGGCGCAAGAAGATTCGTTCCGGCCTCCAGACCTCAACCGCTAAAATGAAAGTGACAGTATGA